Proteins from a single region of Juglans microcarpa x Juglans regia isolate MS1-56 chromosome 5S, Jm3101_v1.0, whole genome shotgun sequence:
- the LOC121268492 gene encoding putative F-box/LRR-repeat protein 23, producing the protein MITLVSQKEKPLTLIMDSPPPAPSPTLPPPPHHLLAEQYRNWLDLPRELMESILKKLSVIEILTSAQKVCLPWRDICNDPYMWRTLNMVDVQDSRNMPYDLEAEMCRQAVDLSCGQLVRIKVGRFCTDRLLEYITESSRGLRYLGLSWCEISETGFSEAVANIPLLEELELSYCSWTENFPEVVGRSCPHLKSLKLRREVYGGDHECDLSANAIAENMPGLVILHLVGNKLTDNGLLAILDGCPHLQTLILRNCRCVSPEGDVGRKCSERRKNLLLDYSNDHQEFDEMPEVDSGYHDYYDNDPENLGLA; encoded by the exons ATGATCACTTTAGTTTCCCAGAAAGAAAAACCTCTCACATTAATAATGGACTCTCCTCCTCCAGCTCCATCGCCAACTCTACCTCCACCTCCTCATCATCTACTCGCCGAGCAGTACAGGAATTGGCTGGATCTGCCCCGGGAATTGATGGAGTCTATCCTCAAGAAGCTTAGCGTCATCGAGATCCTGACCAGTGCGCAAAAGGTGTGCTTGCCCTGGCGTGACATCTGCAATGACCCCTACATGTGGCGAACCCTCAACATGGTCGACGTCCAGGACTCAAGGAACATGCCCTACGACCTCGAGGCCGAAATGTGTCGCCAAGCCGTCGATCTCAGTTGTGGccagttggtgagaatcaaagTCGGCCGCTTTTGTACCGACAGGCTCCTTGAGTACATCACTGAGAG TTCAAGAGGGCTCAGATACCTTGGACTTTCATGGTGTGAAATTTCGGAAACTGGGTTCAGTGAGGCAGTTGCAAATATTCCATTATTGGAAGAGCTTGAACTTTCATACTGTTCATGGACAGAAAACTTTCCGGAAGTTGTTGGCCGTAGTTGTCCCCATTTGAAGTCACTCAAATTGAGACGTGAGGTTTATGGGGGAGATCATGAGTGTGATCTTTCGGCAAATGCTATTGCAGAGAACATGCCTGGATTAGTCATACTTCACCTTGTTGGGAATAAGCTGACTGATAATGGTTTGCTGGCCATACTTGATGGTTGTCCTCACCTTCAAACACTGATACTTCGGAATTGTCGTTGTGTCTCTCCGGAAGGGGATGTTGGAAGAAAATGTTCTGAACGGAGAAAAAACTTGCTGCTTGATTATTCCAATGATCACCAAGAATTTGATGAAATGCCGGAAGTTGATAGTGGATATCATGATTACTATGACAACGACCCTGAAAATTTAGGGCTAGCTTGA
- the LOC121267070 gene encoding uncharacterized protein LOC121267070: MEYYLANDIYPKWSIFVKTIPSPYGNEKKNLVAAQESAKNDVNRAFEIFQQRFAIVRGPSRMFKMKELTNIMKACIILHNMIIEDEPDHNQGSNIEYDQVDDDIPELLHNPTTKLMDFIQHLYEIRDGSAHHQLKKI, from the coding sequence ATGGAGTACTACCTTGCCAATGATATTTATCCAAAGTGGTCAATATTTGTGAAGACGATTCCATCTCCATATGGGAATGAGAAGAAAAATCTTGTAGCAGCACAAGAATCAGCAAAAAATGATGTAAATCGTGCATTTGAGATCTTTCAACAACGATTTGCAATCGTTCGTGGACCTTCACGAATGTTCAAGATGAAGGagctaacaaatataatgaaagcatgTATTATTTTACATAACATGATCATCGAAGACGAGCCTGATCATAATCAAGGTTCAAACATTGAGTATGATCAAGTTGATGATGATATTCCGGAACTGTTGCACAATCCTACAACCAAACTTATGGACTTCATTCAGCATCTTTATGAAATTAGAGATGGCTCAGCACATCATCAACtcaagaaaatttaa
- the LOC121267069 gene encoding uncharacterized protein LOC121267069, which yields MQGALLLAFSMNLGYGNSIYAELRALVEGVKHCKNINFVAVDIEMDSKVTLSWLKNNRCGIWYLEEFWEELQHLLTNMDPKFMHIHREGNAVADRLARRGAREGEMEWKIMSELPPLLRGLIKVDKWGLPALRCKS from the coding sequence ATGCAGGGAGCTTTGTTGTTAGCGTTCTCCATGAATCTCGGGTATGGTAATAGCATTTATGCAGAGTTACGAGCGCTGGTGGAGGGAGTTAaacattgtaaaaatataaatttcgtAGCAGTAGATATTGAAATGGATTCAAAAGTGACTCTATCATGGTTGAAGAATAATAGATGTGGTATCTGGTATTTGGAGGAATTTTGGGAGGAACTTCAACATTTGCTCACAAATATGGATCCAAAGTTTATGCATATTCATAGGGAAGGAAATGCAGTTGCAGATCGGTTAGCTAGAAGGGGCGCAAGAGAAGGTGAAATGGAATGGAAGATTATGAGTGAGCTCCCTCCTCTGCTGCGGGGCTTGATCAAAGTAGATAAGTGGGGTCTTCCAGCACTTAGGTGTAAGAGCTAG